Proteins encoded in a region of the Suncus etruscus isolate mSunEtr1 chromosome 1, mSunEtr1.pri.cur, whole genome shotgun sequence genome:
- the NMT1 gene encoding glycylpeptide N-tetradecanoyltransferase 1, with product MADESETAVKPPAPSLQQMMEGNGNGHEHCSDCENEEDNSYNRGGLSPANDTGAKKKKKKQKKKKEKGSETDSAQDQPVKMNSLPAERIQEIQKAIELFSVGQGPAKTMEEASKRSYQFWDTQPVPKLGEVVNTHGPVEPDRDNIRQEPYTLPQGFTWDALDLSDRGVLKELYTLLNENYVEDDDNMFRFDYSPEFLLWALRPPGWLPQWHCGVRVVSSRKLVGFISAIPANIHIYDMEKKMVEINFLCVHKKLRSKRVAPVLIREITRRVHLEGIFQAVYTAGVVLPKPVGTCRYWHRSLNPRKLIEVKFSHLSRNMTMQRTMKLYRLPEMPKTAGLRPMEKKDIPVVHRLLTQYLRQFHLTPVMSQEEVEHWFYPQENIIDTFVVENAGGEVTDFLSFYTLPSTIMNHPTHRSLKAAYSFYNVHTQTPLLDLMSDALVLAKMKGFDVFNALDLMENKTFLEKLKFGIGDGNLQYYLYNWKCPSMGAEKVGLVLQ from the exons TGGATTGAGTCCAGCCAATGACACTGgagccaaaaagaagaaaaagaaacaaaagaagaagaaagagaaaggcagtGAGACAGATTCCGCCCAGGACCAGCCTGTGAAG ATGAACTCTTTGCCAGCAGAGAGGATCCAGGAGATACAGAAGGCCATTGAACTGTTCTCAGTGGGACAGGGGCCCGCCAAAACCATGGAGGAGGCTAGCAAGCGAAGCTACCAGTTCTGGGATACGCAGCCAGTCCCCAAATTAG GGGAAGTGGTGAACACTCATGGGCCCGTGGAGCCAGACAGAGACAACATCCGCCAGGAGCCCTACACCCTGCCCCAGGGCTTCACCTGGGATGCCCTGGACCTGAGCGACCGAGGCGTG CTGAAAGAACTGTATACCCTCCTGAACGAGAACTATGTTGAAGATGACGACAACATGTTCCGGTTTGATTATTCCCCAGAGTTTCTTTTATG GGCTCTCCGGCCACCTGGCTGGCTCCCTCAGTGGCACTGCGGCGTTCGAGTGGTGTCAAGTCGGAAGCTGGTCGGGTTCATCAGTGCCATCCCTGCCAATATCCACATCTACGACAT GGAGAAGAAGATGGTGGAGATAAACTTCCTGTGCGTCCACAAGAAGCTGCGCTCCAAGCGGGTGGCGCCAGTCTTGATACGAGAAATAACGCGGCGAGTCCACCTGGAAGGCATCTTCCAGGCCGTGTACACTGCCGGGGTGGTGTTGCCAAAGCCTGTTGGCACCTGCAG GTACTGGCATCGGTCCCTAAACCCACGGAAGCTGATTGAGGTGAAGTTCTCCCACCTGAGCAGAAATATGACGATGCAGCGCACCATGAAGCTGTACCGACTGCCAGAG ATGCCCAAGACGGCAGGACTGCGGCCCATGGAGAAGAAAGACATTCCTGTTGTGCACCGGCTCCTCACGCAGTACCTGCGGCAGTTCCACCTCACACCGGTCATGAGTCAGGAGGAGGTGGAGCACTGGTTCTACCCACAGGAGAACATCATTGACACCTTCGTAGTGGAG AACGCAGGCGGCGAGGTGACTGACTTCCTGAGCTTCTACACGCTCCCCTCTACCATCATGAACCACCCCACGCACAGGAGTCTGAAAGCTGCTTATTCCTTCTACAATGTCCACACCCAGACGCCCCTCCTCGACCTCATGAGTGATGCCCTGGTGCTCGCCAAGATG AAAGGGTTTGACGTGTTCAATGCACTGGATCTCATGGAGAACAAAACCTTCCTGGAGAAGCTCAAGTTTGGCATAGGGGACGGCAACCTGCAGTATTACCTTTACAATTGGAAGTGCCCCAGTATGGGCGCAGAGAAG GTTGGCCTGGTGTTACAGTAA